The Flavobacterium psychrophilum genome includes a region encoding these proteins:
- a CDS encoding HxlR family transcriptional regulator: protein MITRESCPESVLAIKDALEALEGRWKILILLALSNGNKRFKQISKEVGGITDKMLSKELKLLEGNKLIKREVYDTFPPTVEYSITAHGKSIEIVLGSLYHWGQKHRKEVLG, encoded by the coding sequence ATGATTACAAGAGAAAGTTGCCCCGAGAGCGTTCTAGCAATAAAAGATGCGTTAGAAGCGCTTGAAGGAAGGTGGAAAATACTCATATTACTCGCACTATCTAACGGAAACAAGCGGTTTAAGCAGATATCGAAAGAAGTCGGAGGTATTACAGACAAGATGCTCTCTAAAGAGCTAAAGCTTCTGGAAGGGAATAAACTTATAAAGAGAGAGGTATATGATACCTTTCCTCCAACGGTAGAATACTCAATTACAGCGCATGGAAAATCTATAGAAATCGTGCTGGGGTCCTTATACCATTGGGGTCAAAAACACAGAAAGGAAGTTTTAGGATAA
- a CDS encoding 50S ribosomal protein L9 produces MELILKQDVQNLGFKDDVVTVKAGYGRNYLIPQGFAHMATPTAKKVLAENLKQRAFKEQKVVNDAKATAEALKAIEIKITAKAGGEKLFGSVTNADIAEVLEKNGQAIDKKFITSGIVKRTGKYTANVRLHRDVIVELPYEIVAEQEK; encoded by the coding sequence ATGGAACTTATACTTAAACAAGACGTTCAGAACTTAGGATTTAAAGACGATGTTGTAACTGTAAAAGCAGGATACGGCCGTAACTACCTAATTCCACAAGGATTTGCTCATATGGCAACTCCAACAGCTAAAAAAGTACTAGCTGAGAACCTAAAACAACGTGCTTTTAAAGAGCAAAAAGTAGTTAACGATGCTAAAGCAACTGCTGAAGCTCTTAAAGCTATCGAAATAAAAATTACTGCTAAAGCAGGTGGCGAAAAACTATTTGGTTCTGTAACCAATGCTGATATCGCTGAAGTTTTAGAGAAAAACGGACAGGCTATCGACAAAAAATTCATCACTAGCGGAATCGTTAAGCGTACTGGAAAGTACACTGCTAACGTAAGGCTACACCGTGACGTTATTGTTGAGCTTCCGTACGAAATCGTTGCTGAGCAAGAAAAATAA
- a CDS encoding histidyl-tRNA synthetase, with the protein MKYARLTKEQLEELHPEFVRFLASQSIDKAEWDTLKEEKPEVAEQEIDVFSDLIWDNVLEKAEWLEHYSKNHIFLFKLDKTGMESIVIHAHNSHADFLTEGGLQWLNENIFSDDVHLTRGKKDFGEDRSLEIFNLIEQGAILSDGVLYQQLEDMF; encoded by the coding sequence ATGAAATACGCAAGACTAACTAAAGAACAACTGGAAGAACTACACCCGGAATTTGTTCGTTTCCTGGCATCGCAATCTATCGATAAAGCCGAATGGGATACCCTGAAAGAGGAAAAACCCGAAGTCGCAGAACAGGAAATTGATGTGTTCTCTGACCTTATATGGGATAACGTACTGGAAAAAGCCGAGTGGCTGGAGCATTACTCTAAAAATCATATTTTCCTTTTTAAACTGGACAAAACCGGAATGGAAAGCATTGTGATACACGCACACAACTCGCACGCCGACTTTTTAACGGAAGGCGGACTGCAATGGCTTAACGAGAATATTTTCTCTGACGATGTGCACCTTACGAGGGGCAAAAAAGATTTCGGCGAAGACCGAAGCCTTGAAATTTTTAACCTTATTGAACAGGGTGCTATATTGAGTGATGGTGTTTTATACCAGCAGCTCGAAGATATGTTTTAG
- a CDS encoding dihydropteroate synthase yields the protein MFINCKGTLVDLSVPRIMGILNCTPDSFFDGGSYKNESDFLKQAEKLLSDGADFIDIGAYSSKPNADFVSEEEEVARMVPVVELVLKHFPDTLISVDTFRAAIAKAAVESGAAIVNDIAAGMLDDKMLETVGKLKVPYIMMHMRGTPQTMVNLTQYDDIVQEMLQYFGERIDAARHFAIDDIIVDPGFGFAKTLAQNYEVLNKMELFQMTGLPILAGMSRKSMIYKLLGTTPQEALNGTTVLNTLALSKGATLLRVHDVKEAVETVKIYNQLGITN from the coding sequence ATGTTCATCAACTGCAAAGGCACACTTGTAGATTTGTCGGTACCCAGAATAATGGGAATATTAAATTGCACCCCCGATTCTTTTTTTGACGGAGGCAGTTATAAAAACGAAAGCGATTTTTTAAAACAGGCCGAAAAGCTTCTTTCCGATGGTGCCGATTTTATAGATATCGGTGCGTATTCCTCTAAACCTAATGCTGATTTTGTTTCGGAAGAAGAAGAGGTTGCACGCATGGTGCCCGTGGTAGAACTGGTGCTGAAACACTTTCCGGATACCTTAATTTCGGTAGATACTTTTCGTGCTGCCATTGCCAAGGCAGCGGTAGAAAGCGGCGCAGCCATTGTAAATGATATTGCCGCAGGAATGCTGGACGATAAAATGCTGGAAACCGTAGGGAAGCTTAAAGTACCTTATATTATGATGCACATGCGCGGTACACCGCAAACCATGGTAAATCTGACGCAGTATGATGATATAGTTCAGGAGATGCTGCAATATTTTGGAGAGAGGATAGATGCAGCACGCCATTTTGCCATTGACGACATTATTGTAGATCCCGGATTTGGGTTTGCAAAAACCTTAGCTCAGAATTATGAGGTGCTTAATAAGATGGAATTGTTTCAGATGACTGGATTGCCAATACTGGCGGGAATGTCGCGAAAGTCTATGATCTATAAGCTGCTAGGAACAACACCTCAGGAAGCCCTTAACGGAACTACAGTTCTCAATACACTGGCATTGAGTAAAGGTGCTACATTACTAAGGGTGCATGATGTTAAGGAGGCAGTTGAAACCGTAAAGATTTATAATCAGTTAGGAATTACAAATTAG
- a CDS encoding ABC transporter permease, whose amino-acid sequence MIKYFLYKTGYALLTLFGVITVIFFLFTVLPGDPARMMLDQNENSEQLALIKKKYGFDQPVSTQYLYYLNDLSPISFHSTTEGDYTYLAEGKYNAAKLFTVGGTSIVLKKPYLRESFQKSGKKVTHVIGDTLPNTIVLAFFAIIIAIVIGIIFGVISALYKDTWIDRTIALVSTLGMSLPSFFAAILFAWLFGFVLHKYTHLDMTGSLYEVDDFGEGSYIKWKNIILPAIVLGIRPLGVVIQLMRNSLLEVLSQDYIRTARAKGLSEIRIIRKHALKNSLNPVVTAISGWFASMLAGAVFVEYIFGWNGLGKEVVEALNTLDLPVIMGSVLVIATTFVIINILVDLIYAYLDPRIRLS is encoded by the coding sequence TTGATAAAATACTTTTTATACAAAACAGGATATGCGCTGCTTACACTTTTTGGTGTAATCACTGTCATATTCTTTTTGTTTACGGTACTACCCGGTGATCCTGCGCGTATGATGCTCGACCAGAATGAAAACTCAGAGCAACTGGCACTTATCAAGAAAAAGTATGGTTTCGATCAGCCTGTGTCCACACAATACCTGTATTACCTCAACGACTTATCTCCCATATCCTTTCACAGCACTACAGAAGGTGATTATACTTATTTAGCTGAAGGAAAATACAACGCTGCCAAACTGTTTACGGTTGGTGGAACGAGTATTGTACTTAAAAAACCTTACCTGCGTGAAAGCTTCCAGAAAAGCGGTAAAAAAGTTACTCATGTTATAGGCGATACACTGCCAAATACTATCGTTCTGGCATTCTTTGCTATAATTATTGCCATAGTTATTGGTATTATATTCGGGGTTATATCGGCCTTATATAAAGACACCTGGATAGACAGAACAATTGCCTTGGTAAGTACACTGGGAATGAGCCTTCCCTCCTTTTTTGCGGCTATCTTGTTTGCATGGCTGTTTGGATTTGTATTGCACAAATATACACACCTCGATATGACAGGCAGCCTTTACGAAGTAGACGACTTCGGTGAAGGATCGTACATTAAATGGAAAAACATTATACTGCCCGCTATAGTGCTGGGCATACGTCCGCTTGGAGTGGTAATACAGCTTATGAGAAACTCATTACTTGAGGTTTTAAGTCAGGACTACATACGCACCGCAAGAGCAAAAGGACTAAGCGAGATTCGCATAATCCGCAAGCATGCGCTAAAAAATTCACTAAACCCAGTTGTTACTGCCATATCGGGGTGGTTTGCATCGATGCTTGCCGGAGCAGTATTTGTAGAATACATCTTTGGCTGGAACGGCCTTGGTAAAGAAGTTGTTGAAGCACTGAACACGCTCGACCTTCCTGTGATAATGGGATCGGTACTGGTTATTGCTACTACCTTTGTTATCATAAACATTTTGGTAGATCTTATTTATGCCTACTTAGATCCGAGGATACGACTATCGTAA
- a CDS encoding 50S rRNA methyltransferase, translating to MNIKLLAIGKTDNKALQQLIDDYTKRLSFYVKFDLEIIPDIKNVKNLSEAQQKEKEGELILSKLSPTDQLILLDENGKNFSSVGFSEELQKKMNSGIKTLVFVIGGPYGFSQEVYSKAQGKISLSLMTFSHQMVRLFFIEQVYRAFTILRNEPYHHQ from the coding sequence ATGAACATTAAACTTCTTGCCATAGGCAAAACCGACAATAAAGCACTTCAGCAGCTTATAGACGATTATACCAAGCGACTGTCTTTTTACGTAAAATTTGACCTGGAGATTATTCCCGACATCAAAAACGTAAAGAACCTTAGTGAGGCACAGCAAAAGGAAAAAGAAGGCGAGTTGATATTATCTAAGCTATCCCCTACCGATCAGTTAATCTTACTGGATGAAAACGGCAAGAATTTTAGTAGCGTAGGATTTTCGGAAGAATTGCAGAAGAAAATGAATTCGGGTATTAAAACACTGGTATTTGTTATAGGCGGTCCCTATGGCTTTAGCCAGGAAGTGTATAGCAAAGCACAGGGCAAGATATCTTTGTCGTTAATGACATTCTCCCACCAAATGGTGCGTTTGTTCTTTATAGAGCAGGTATACAGGGCATTCACCATATTGAGGAATGAACCGTACCATCATCAGTAG
- a CDS encoding acyltransferase produces MLFNSIQFAFFLPIVFLLYWWIGPKNIRTQNVLLLAASYFFYACWDWRFLFLLLFSTLLDYYTGLKMENTQNQKARKFWFWLSITANLGFLGVFKYYNFFAESFAQALSGVGFTVHPTTLAIILPVGISFYTFHGLSYVIDIYKNRISAEKNFIDYGLFVSFFPLLVAGPIERATHLLPQVKRERVFNLDNMKDGLRQILWGLFKKIVIADQCAHYANEIFNNSENLNGSSLVFGALFFTFQMYGDFSGYSDIALGTARLFGIDLLRNFAYPYFSRDIAEFYRRWHISLSSWFRDYVYIPLGGSRTTKFKQIRNIFIIFILSGFWHGANWTFIAWGTLNAIYFLPLLLTNRHRNNLEIVAKGKLLPSFREVTGIVITFGLTAFSRIFFRSENITHAFSYIGTLFSRSLFYAPDFEEKKKGLVLIAVTLLFLFIEWLGREEKYAIKCFGLTWKRPVRWAFYYILIAAIVMYAGKEQQFIYFQF; encoded by the coding sequence ATGCTTTTTAACTCCATACAGTTTGCTTTTTTTCTTCCGATAGTATTTTTACTGTACTGGTGGATAGGCCCAAAAAACATACGTACACAAAACGTGTTGCTGCTTGCGGCAAGCTATTTTTTTTACGCGTGTTGGGACTGGCGTTTTCTTTTCTTACTGCTCTTCTCTACCCTTCTGGATTATTATACCGGATTAAAAATGGAGAATACCCAAAACCAAAAGGCACGTAAATTCTGGTTTTGGTTAAGCATCACTGCCAATTTGGGGTTTCTTGGCGTATTTAAATATTATAATTTCTTTGCCGAGTCTTTTGCACAGGCATTATCGGGAGTTGGTTTTACAGTGCATCCTACAACGTTAGCCATTATCCTTCCGGTAGGAATATCATTTTATACTTTTCACGGCTTATCTTATGTTATCGATATCTACAAGAACCGGATATCGGCAGAGAAGAATTTTATTGATTACGGCCTGTTCGTGAGTTTCTTTCCGCTATTAGTCGCTGGCCCTATAGAACGTGCCACCCACCTGTTGCCGCAAGTAAAACGTGAACGCGTTTTTAATCTTGACAATATGAAAGATGGCCTGCGCCAGATATTGTGGGGACTATTTAAAAAAATTGTTATTGCCGATCAGTGTGCACATTACGCCAACGAGATATTCAATAATTCGGAAAACCTCAACGGAAGCAGCCTTGTTTTTGGCGCTTTGTTTTTCACCTTCCAGATGTACGGTGACTTTTCAGGATATTCAGACATTGCACTGGGAACCGCAAGGCTTTTCGGTATTGACCTGCTTCGTAATTTTGCTTACCCTTATTTTTCAAGAGACATTGCAGAGTTTTATCGCAGATGGCATATTTCGCTTTCCAGCTGGTTCAGGGATTATGTTTACATACCCCTTGGAGGGAGCAGGACAACGAAGTTTAAACAGATAAGGAATATATTCATCATCTTTATACTTAGCGGGTTCTGGCATGGTGCCAACTGGACGTTTATTGCATGGGGTACCTTAAATGCTATTTATTTCCTGCCATTGTTATTAACGAACAGGCACCGTAACAATCTTGAAATTGTTGCCAAAGGAAAATTGCTCCCATCATTCAGGGAAGTTACAGGTATAGTAATTACGTTCGGGCTAACGGCATTTTCACGTATATTTTTCAGGTCAGAAAACATAACCCATGCTTTTAGCTATATAGGCACACTGTTTTCACGGAGTCTGTTTTATGCTCCCGATTTTGAAGAAAAGAAAAAGGGATTGGTTTTAATAGCTGTAACGCTTCTTTTCCTTTTTATAGAATGGCTGGGGCGTGAGGAAAAATACGCTATAAAATGTTTCGGGCTTACATGGAAACGTCCTGTACGGTGGGCATTTTATTATATCCTGATTGCTGCAATAGTTATGTATGCCGGTAAAGAACAGCAATTTATTTATTTCCAGTTTTAG
- a CDS encoding 30S ribosomal protein S6 codes for MNHYETVFILNPVLSETQVKETVSKFEDFLTSRGAKFVAKEDWGLKKLAYEIQNKKSGFYTLFQFEAPAEVLIGFETEFRRDERVMRFLTVSLDKHAISWAERRREKLKAAKAN; via the coding sequence ATGAATCACTATGAAACTGTTTTCATCTTGAATCCCGTTTTATCTGAAACCCAGGTAAAGGAAACAGTAAGTAAGTTTGAAGATTTTCTTACTTCCAGAGGAGCCAAGTTTGTAGCAAAAGAGGATTGGGGCTTAAAAAAATTAGCTTACGAGATCCAGAACAAAAAAAGCGGATTTTACACGCTTTTCCAATTTGAAGCTCCGGCTGAGGTATTAATCGGATTTGAAACTGAATTCCGTCGTGACGAAAGAGTTATGCGTTTCTTAACTGTAAGCCTTGACAAACACGCAATATCTTGGGCAGAAAGAAGAAGAGAAAAACTTAAAGCAGCTAAAGCAAACTAA
- a CDS encoding 30S ribosomal protein S18 — protein sequence MSTIEQSAKGKKDGDIRYLTPLNIETNKTKKYCRFKKSGIKYVDYKDPDFLLKFVNEQGKILPRRLTGTSLKYQRKVSVAVKRARHLALMPYVADLLK from the coding sequence ATGTCAACAATAGAACAGTCAGCTAAAGGAAAAAAAGACGGGGATATCAGATATCTTACGCCTTTAAATATAGAGACGAACAAGACTAAAAAGTATTGCCGTTTCAAAAAATCAGGTATCAAATATGTAGATTACAAAGATCCTGATTTCTTATTGAAATTTGTTAACGAGCAAGGTAAGATCCTTCCTCGTCGTTTAACAGGTACATCACTTAAATACCAAAGAAAAGTATCTGTAGCTGTAAAAAGGGCACGTCATTTAGCATTAATGCCATATGTGGCTGATTTATTAAAATAA
- a CDS encoding triosephosphate isomerase — protein sequence MRKQIVAGNWKMNNDSAQTEALLAELIEKKQNGGLAKVVVAPTFVNLQAAVNQTNGTGIIVAAQNMHQAESGAFTGEISVGMLKGINVNTVILGHSERRAYFGETNALLAAKVDTALKHGLTVIFCFGEELADRQSGTHFNLVESQLTQGLFHISESDWSNIVLAYEPVWAIGTGETASPEQAQEMHAFIRNLIRTNVSEAVAENTSILYGGSVKPDNAREIFGKADVDGGLIGGAALKADDFLAIVNAI from the coding sequence ATGAGAAAACAAATCGTTGCAGGAAACTGGAAGATGAACAACGACAGCGCTCAGACTGAAGCGCTTTTGGCTGAACTAATTGAGAAAAAACAAAACGGCGGACTTGCTAAAGTTGTAGTAGCTCCTACTTTTGTTAACCTTCAGGCTGCTGTAAACCAAACTAACGGTACAGGTATTATTGTTGCTGCACAAAACATGCATCAGGCAGAGAGCGGCGCTTTTACAGGCGAAATATCTGTAGGCATGCTTAAAGGCATCAATGTAAATACAGTTATCCTTGGACACTCTGAAAGAAGAGCCTACTTTGGCGAAACAAATGCTTTACTGGCTGCAAAAGTAGATACAGCACTTAAACACGGACTTACTGTTATTTTCTGTTTCGGTGAAGAGCTTGCAGACAGACAGTCGGGCACTCATTTTAACCTGGTTGAATCGCAGCTTACACAAGGTCTTTTCCACATCAGCGAAAGCGACTGGAGCAATATCGTTCTTGCTTATGAGCCGGTTTGGGCTATTGGTACAGGCGAAACTGCTTCTCCGGAGCAGGCACAGGAAATGCATGCTTTCATCCGTAACCTTATCAGGACTAACGTAAGCGAAGCTGTTGCTGAAAATACGTCGATCCTTTACGGCGGAAGCGTTAAGCCGGACAACGCACGCGAAATTTTCGGTAAAGCCGATGTTGACGGTGGACTTATTGGTGGTGCTGCTCTTAAAGCAGATGACTTCCTTGCTATTGTAAACGCTATCTAA
- a CDS encoding protein tlpB produces MNNSKKYIPIAIQVVVAFLFLISAVAKMYPSPYFAISTFEVKSLYPMGFSEGLASYFSRTLIGIEFALGLLILQRHFLRRFVIPATILLLVVFIIHLTIDTITNGNAGNCGCFGSLLPMTPVEAIIKNIVAVGLLVWLYRLLPAGSDKNNFWVVTTVTLASILMVYMVAPIQPRQHEPVAAEPEAIPSGTTDFTNTVTADSTATAPAVEVPAQTTEAAATAAPATEAKPTADEPKAVKSIYSQYFANADKGKKIIGLFAPGCDHCRETAKELTAMKAKNKDFPELEIIFMDEEADLIPDFFKFAGTQYPYKVIDIITFWKVLGNSNDTPGVVYLWNGNKIKEWDGINEKKFVGSELMKLYKKPYSEVKK; encoded by the coding sequence ATGAATAATTCTAAAAAATATATTCCAATAGCAATACAGGTTGTTGTTGCCTTTTTATTCCTTATTTCGGCGGTAGCCAAAATGTATCCGTCGCCCTATTTTGCAATCTCTACTTTTGAGGTAAAGTCACTTTACCCAATGGGATTCTCTGAAGGACTGGCATCCTATTTTTCAAGAACGCTTATCGGAATTGAGTTTGCACTTGGGTTACTTATACTACAGCGTCATTTTTTAAGGCGTTTTGTAATTCCTGCAACAATACTGCTTTTAGTTGTTTTTATTATCCACCTAACGATTGACACTATAACCAACGGTAACGCAGGAAATTGCGGATGCTTCGGCAGCCTTTTACCTATGACTCCTGTTGAAGCTATCATTAAAAATATAGTTGCAGTTGGATTATTGGTTTGGCTATACAGATTACTGCCTGCCGGATCTGATAAAAACAATTTCTGGGTAGTTACTACCGTTACACTGGCATCTATACTAATGGTATATATGGTAGCTCCTATTCAGCCAAGACAACACGAACCTGTTGCTGCCGAACCGGAAGCGATACCTTCCGGAACTACAGATTTCACCAATACTGTTACTGCAGATTCTACTGCGACCGCTCCTGCTGTTGAAGTACCAGCACAAACTACAGAGGCTGCTGCAACTGCTGCTCCGGCTACAGAAGCAAAACCAACTGCAGATGAACCTAAAGCTGTAAAATCGATCTACTCGCAATATTTCGCTAATGCCGATAAAGGCAAAAAAATTATAGGATTATTTGCTCCGGGTTGCGACCATTGCCGTGAAACAGCAAAAGAGCTTACAGCAATGAAAGCTAAAAATAAAGATTTCCCTGAGCTTGAAATTATCTTTATGGATGAGGAAGCCGACCTGATTCCTGACTTCTTTAAGTTTGCAGGTACACAGTATCCATACAAGGTGATTGATATTATTACATTCTGGAAAGTGCTTGGTAACAGCAACGATACTCCCGGTGTGGTTTATCTATGGAACGGTAACAAGATCAAAGAATGGGATGGTATCAATGAAAAGAAATTTGTTGGATCTGAACTGATGAAACTTTACAAAAAGCCGTATTCTGAAGTGAAGAAGTGA
- a CDS encoding DNA ligase has product MDTLQTIQALREELNQHNYSYYVLDNPTISDFDFDIKLKELQALEAKHPEYFDEESPTQRVGGAITKNFNTIVHERRMYSLDNGYSKEELLEWEKRLHKGLGTADVEFVCELKYDGASISISYENGKLTKAVTRGDGFQGDDVTTNIKTIRAVPLKLKGDYPEKFDIRGEIILPFEGFAKMNQELIEIGETPYSNPRNTASGSLKLQNSGEVAKRPLDCLLYFIVGNNLNFKTQFEGLEKAREWGFKVPKQSKLAKNMDEVFAFIDHWDLHRHDLPYETDGVVIKVNDLHQQDELGYTAKSPRWAIAYKFKAERIATRLNSISYQVGRTGAITPVANLEPVQLAGTIVKRASLHNADQIEKLDVRVGDEVFVEKGGEIIPKIISVDFTKRPADSMPTIYIDKCPECFTELERKEGEAQHYCPNFYGCPPQIIGRTQHYISRKAMDIEGLGGETVALLYNADLVHNYADLYELKKEQVLPLERMAEKSADNLINGIEKSKQVPFERVLYALGIRYVGETVAKKLAKHYKTIDNLANASLMDLILVEEIGERIAQSVIGFFENEENRKIVDRLKSYGVQLESSAESNTSVSEKLAGKTFVVSGVFEKFSRDDLKKAIEDNGGKVGSSISSKTHYVVAGDNMGPAKLEKANQLGVVIISEDDFIQLINQ; this is encoded by the coding sequence ATGGACACCCTTCAAACTATTCAGGCACTGCGTGAAGAGCTTAACCAGCACAATTACAGCTACTATGTACTTGACAACCCTACAATATCTGATTTTGATTTTGACATCAAACTGAAAGAATTGCAGGCACTCGAAGCAAAACACCCTGAATATTTTGATGAAGAGTCGCCCACCCAGCGTGTAGGCGGAGCCATTACTAAGAATTTCAACACGATTGTGCATGAAAGGCGTATGTATTCACTAGACAACGGCTATTCTAAAGAAGAACTTTTAGAATGGGAAAAGCGTTTACATAAAGGTTTGGGTACTGCCGATGTTGAATTTGTTTGCGAACTTAAATATGATGGTGCTTCCATCAGCATATCATACGAAAACGGAAAGCTTACCAAAGCCGTTACCCGCGGAGATGGTTTTCAGGGTGACGATGTAACTACCAATATAAAAACCATTCGCGCCGTTCCGTTAAAGCTTAAAGGCGATTATCCCGAAAAATTTGATATTCGCGGCGAGATCATCCTTCCATTCGAAGGCTTCGCCAAAATGAATCAGGAATTAATAGAAATTGGCGAAACTCCATATTCTAATCCACGTAATACAGCCTCAGGATCACTTAAGCTTCAGAACAGCGGCGAAGTAGCCAAGCGTCCGTTAGATTGTTTACTTTATTTCATTGTGGGTAACAACCTGAATTTTAAAACCCAGTTTGAAGGCCTTGAAAAAGCACGTGAATGGGGTTTTAAGGTTCCGAAGCAATCTAAACTCGCCAAAAATATGGACGAGGTTTTTGCTTTTATCGATCATTGGGATTTGCATCGTCATGACCTGCCATATGAAACTGACGGTGTAGTTATAAAAGTAAACGACCTTCACCAGCAGGATGAATTAGGCTATACGGCTAAATCGCCACGCTGGGCTATTGCCTATAAATTTAAAGCAGAACGTATAGCGACACGTTTAAATTCGATATCCTATCAGGTGGGCAGAACAGGTGCAATAACGCCGGTTGCCAATCTTGAACCGGTACAGCTTGCCGGAACTATTGTTAAACGTGCTTCCCTGCACAATGCCGACCAGATTGAAAAACTGGATGTTCGCGTAGGTGATGAAGTATTTGTTGAAAAAGGCGGTGAGATTATCCCTAAGATTATTTCGGTTGACTTTACAAAACGTCCGGCAGATTCTATGCCTACAATTTATATTGACAAATGCCCGGAATGCTTTACCGAACTGGAACGTAAGGAAGGTGAAGCGCAACATTACTGTCCGAATTTCTACGGCTGTCCGCCACAGATCATTGGGCGTACGCAGCACTATATTTCGCGTAAAGCAATGGATATTGAAGGTTTGGGAGGCGAAACTGTTGCCCTGCTTTATAATGCCGACCTTGTGCATAATTATGCCGACCTGTATGAACTTAAAAAAGAACAGGTTTTACCACTGGAGCGTATGGCTGAAAAATCGGCCGATAACCTAATCAATGGTATAGAGAAATCCAAACAGGTTCCGTTTGAGCGTGTTCTGTATGCCCTTGGTATTCGATACGTTGGCGAAACCGTAGCTAAAAAACTTGCAAAACACTATAAAACCATTGACAATCTGGCGAATGCCTCGTTAATGGACCTGATCCTTGTGGAAGAGATTGGAGAACGCATAGCACAAAGCGTTATCGGTTTCTTTGAAAATGAGGAAAACAGAAAAATAGTTGATCGACTAAAATCATATGGTGTTCAGCTGGAAAGCTCAGCAGAAAGCAATACAAGCGTAAGCGAAAAACTTGCCGGCAAAACCTTTGTAGTATCGGGCGTGTTTGAGAAATTCTCCCGTGACGACCTTAAAAAAGCTATTGAAGACAATGGCGGTAAAGTGGGCAGCTCTATATCATCTAAAACACATTACGTTGTAGCCGGTGATAATATGGGGCCTGCCAAACTGGAAAAAGCGAATCAGCTGGGAGTTGTTATTATCAGCGAAGACGACTTTATACAACTTATAAACCAGTAA
- a CDS encoding scramblase produces MSSDFFESNSYFIDEKVNFLKFENMYQLYDGKGQHIGAIKQKLTTGQKFLRLLLNKGMLPFLLEITNIDGRVQASVSRGWTFWMSKIVISDANGQALGTIAQKFKLFKPSFKIYDNAGILVGSISGDWAAWNFKISDSKENQIGTISKKWAGAMKEVFTTADKYNVVINEDYADKKNKLIILAGAITIDMVLKEAK; encoded by the coding sequence ATGAGTTCTGATTTTTTTGAATCTAACAGTTATTTTATCGACGAGAAAGTAAACTTTTTAAAGTTTGAAAATATGTACCAGCTTTATGATGGTAAAGGCCAGCATATTGGTGCGATCAAACAAAAGCTTACCACCGGACAAAAATTTCTTAGACTACTATTAAACAAAGGAATGCTGCCTTTTCTATTAGAAATTACAAATATTGACGGCAGGGTGCAGGCATCTGTTTCTAGAGGATGGACATTCTGGATGTCTAAAATCGTAATCAGCGATGCTAACGGACAGGCATTAGGAACAATAGCACAAAAGTTTAAACTGTTTAAGCCATCATTCAAAATATACGATAATGCCGGAATTCTTGTAGGCAGTATAAGCGGTGACTGGGCAGCATGGAACTTTAAAATAAGTGACAGTAAAGAAAACCAGATTGGTACTATCTCTAAAAAGTGGGCTGGCGCTATGAAAGAAGTATTTACTACAGCAGATAAATACAACGTAGTGATCAATGAAGATTATGCTGATAAAAAGAATAAGCTAATTATATTAGCAGGCGCAATAACCATAGATATGGTGCTTAAAGAAGCGAAGTAA